One window of Campylobacter sp. RM12651 genomic DNA carries:
- the sdhA gene encoding 8-methylmenaquinol:fumarate reductase flavoprotein subunit: protein MNEEKFNRRDFIKSATIGVGAVAASTSPVSIMASELKKSGKNTSLPSVDVLVIGSGGAGLRAAVAVRKNHPNLNVVVVNKGMPSRNATCMAEGGINGVIDFENGDSNKLHAYDTVKGSDFLGDQDAIIKFAQKATEAIHELDYAGMPFNRQQDKTVARRFAGGAKYERCNYAADKTGSIMMHTCLDEAITNGVNFLLDHYLLDIAIDNNECEGVVLLNMQTGDVVPVLAKSVVLATGGYTRVFYNRTSTPFNASGDGIAAALRAGLAFKDPEMLQFHPTGVRNGGALITEAARGLGGKLINNKGERFMSKYSNRLELAPRDIVSRSIESEIRLGNGFGEGMGSYVLLDVTHLGEEQIMNELPQIRHIGLLFEGIDLVKEPIKIRPTAHYSMGGIEIAKFDDMSTHLAGLFAAGETSCASIHGANRLGGNSLADAAVTGKLAGEGAGEYANKRQNYGSGKHAEELAQKWRIKLKDITSGNSKPNELYDLREEFGQYNWDNMGIYRTGEKLEKHIKILDEIWAKYNNLKISNPNMFYNTALIEYLEFGNLILLARCACLGALNRKESRGAHTREDYPTRDDENFLKHSLVTLKDDKLSLSYKDVVITEFKPEERKY from the coding sequence ATGAATGAAGAAAAATTCAATAGGCGAGATTTCATAAAATCAGCTACTATTGGTGTTGGTGCAGTAGCAGCTAGCACAAGCCCTGTATCAATTATGGCAAGTGAGCTTAAAAAAAGTGGTAAAAATACCTCACTACCAAGCGTAGATGTTTTAGTTATCGGCTCTGGTGGTGCTGGTCTTAGAGCTGCTGTTGCGGTTAGAAAAAATCATCCAAATTTAAATGTTGTAGTAGTTAATAAAGGTATGCCATCACGAAATGCAACCTGTATGGCTGAAGGTGGGATTAATGGTGTGATTGATTTTGAAAATGGTGATTCAAACAAATTACACGCGTATGATACTGTTAAAGGTAGTGATTTTTTAGGCGATCAAGATGCAATTATTAAATTTGCACAAAAGGCTACCGAAGCAATTCACGAACTTGATTATGCAGGAATGCCTTTTAATAGACAACAAGATAAAACGGTTGCAAGACGTTTTGCTGGTGGTGCAAAATATGAACGCTGTAATTATGCAGCCGATAAAACAGGTTCTATTATGATGCACACCTGTCTTGATGAAGCTATTACAAATGGTGTTAATTTCTTGCTTGACCATTACTTACTTGACATTGCGATTGATAATAATGAGTGTGAAGGTGTAGTTCTTTTAAATATGCAAACAGGAGATGTAGTGCCTGTATTAGCAAAATCAGTAGTTCTAGCAACAGGTGGTTATACTCGTGTGTTTTATAACCGCACTTCAACCCCATTTAATGCTAGTGGAGATGGAATTGCTGCAGCACTTAGAGCTGGACTTGCGTTTAAAGACCCTGAAATGCTTCAATTTCACCCAACAGGAGTTAGAAATGGTGGTGCATTAATTACTGAAGCGGCAAGAGGTCTTGGTGGAAAATTAATTAATAATAAAGGCGAACGCTTTATGAGTAAATACTCAAATCGTCTTGAGCTTGCTCCAAGAGATATTGTTTCTCGTTCAATTGAAAGTGAAATTCGTTTGGGCAATGGATTTGGAGAAGGAATGGGCTCTTATGTTCTTTTAGATGTTACACATTTAGGTGAAGAACAAATTATGAATGAATTACCACAAATTCGTCATATTGGACTTTTATTTGAAGGTATAGATTTAGTAAAAGAACCAATTAAAATTCGTCCAACAGCACACTATTCAATGGGTGGTATAGAAATTGCAAAATTTGATGATATGAGTACTCATTTAGCAGGACTTTTTGCTGCAGGTGAGACAAGTTGTGCTTCAATTCACGGAGCAAATCGTCTAGGTGGAAATAGCTTAGCTGATGCGGCAGTTACAGGCAAACTTGCAGGTGAGGGTGCAGGTGAGTATGCAAATAAAAGACAAAATTATGGCTCTGGCAAACACGCTGAAGAATTAGCTCAAAAATGGAGAATTAAGCTAAAAGATATAACAAGTGGCAATTCAAAACCTAACGAGCTTTATGATTTAAGAGAAGAATTTGGACAATATAACTGGGATAATATGGGAATTTATAGAACAGGAGAAAAGCTTGAAAAACATATAAAAATCCTAGATGAGATTTGGGCTAAATATAATAATCTTAAAATTTCAAATCCAAATATGTTCTATAACACCGCTTTAATTGAGTATTTAGAATTTGGAAATCTCATTCTTTTAGCAAGATGTGCTTGTCTTGGTGCATTAAATAGAAAAGAAAGCCGTGGGGCTCATACTAGAGAAGATTATCCAACAAGAGATGATGAGAATTTCTTAAAACATAGCCTTGTTACTTTAAAAGATGACAAATTAAGCCTTAGTTATAAAGATGTAGTTATTACAGAATTTAAACCTGAAGAAAGGAAATACTAA
- the sdhE gene encoding 8-methylmenaquinol:fumarate reductase membrane anchor subunit has protein sequence MQQKDFAFFPGCVLSQAAKESKMSLEAIAPILGITLHEIKGWSCCGASQAQDVDPIAALVANARNIALAENMNMPMLTTCSTCMLTLTRAKTALDKGAKDRINEYLAKGNMKYQGNNEITSLLWILYENLDTLKSKVVKPLSNLKVALFYGCHSIRPEKSYNAKESSTNPKSFEAVVSALGATIVPFEKRLDCCGFHASYPAVKSVQKMSSQIVGSADKNGADCVVTPCPLCQMQLDIYQERYQDAMGSEIRKPIIHLSQLVGLALGLSNEQLGLDLNIIDATKLA, from the coding sequence ATGCAACAAAAAGATTTCGCTTTTTTCCCTGGCTGTGTTTTAAGTCAAGCAGCTAAAGAATCAAAAATGTCATTAGAAGCAATAGCTCCAATACTAGGTATAACTTTACACGAGATTAAGGGTTGGAGTTGCTGTGGTGCATCTCAAGCACAAGATGTAGACCCAATAGCAGCACTTGTAGCAAATGCTAGAAATATAGCATTAGCTGAGAATATGAATATGCCAATGCTAACAACCTGTAGCACTTGTATGCTAACTTTAACTCGTGCAAAAACTGCTTTAGATAAAGGTGCAAAAGACCGCATAAATGAATATTTAGCAAAAGGTAATATGAAATATCAAGGAAATAATGAAATAACAAGCCTTTTATGGATTTTGTATGAGAATTTAGATACCTTAAAATCAAAAGTTGTTAAGCCACTTTCTAATCTAAAAGTAGCTTTATTTTATGGTTGTCATAGTATTCGCCCTGAAAAATCATATAACGCAAAAGAAAGTTCAACTAATCCAAAAAGCTTTGAAGCTGTAGTTAGTGCGCTCGGTGCGACAATAGTTCCGTTTGAAAAACGCTTAGATTGCTGTGGTTTTCACGCTAGTTATCCAGCAGTAAAATCGGTGCAAAAAATGTCATCTCAAATTGTTGGTAGTGCTGATAAAAATGGTGCTGATTGCGTTGTTACACCTTGTCCGCTTTGCCAAATGCAGCTTGATATTTACCAAGAACGCTATCAAGATGCAATGGGTTCTGAAATTAGAAAGCCAATAATTCATCTTTCTCAATTAGTAGGATTAGCACTTGGTCTTAGCAACGAGCAATTAGGACTTGATTTAAATATAATTGATGCTACAAAATTAGCATAA
- the rpsT gene encoding 30S ribosomal protein S20: MANHKSSEKRARQTIKKTIRNRFYRTRLKNITRAVREAAAANDNEAAAAALKVANKKIHEMVSRGFIKKQTASRKVSRLALLVNKIGA; encoded by the coding sequence ATGGCAAATCATAAATCATCAGAAAAAAGAGCTAGACAAACAATTAAAAAAACTATTAGAAACAGATTCTATAGAACAAGACTTAAAAACATTACTCGTGCAGTTCGTGAAGCAGCAGCAGCTAATGATAATGAAGCAGCAGCAGCAGCTTTAAAAGTAGCTAATAAAAAAATTCACGAAATGGTAAGCCGTGGTTTTATTAAAAAACAAACAGCTTCAAGAAAAGTAAGTCGTTTAGCACTTTTAGTAAATAAAATTGGTGCATAA
- the sdhB gene encoding 8-methylmenaquinol:fumarate reductase iron-sulfur subunit: MKILIDRFNGVDKFVQAYDLSIDEVKGKTLLALLQHIKRTQDISLNFTSACRMAICGACGVRVNGHSYLACDTKMDDLLKEYDNPESLKISPLANFKVLSDLVVDWEPSIENLRKIKPTITPKEAFSDKKGCVQTQAEVDAIKKQWDCILCGCCASECNKLEADSSDYMEPFVFTHAFRAAYDSRSKDALKHLKPSIANGLWMCVHCQECADRCPKGISAADDIAMLRVMAMKKGLKDGTGPAHAEAFLKDLEDTGRLNEIYLALRSEGVLANTTKIDIAYNLMKAGKMNPLHIFGDEEIEGHEDLVKMIEAARAANKE, from the coding sequence ATGAAAATTTTAATTGACCGCTTTAATGGAGTTGATAAATTTGTTCAAGCATATGATTTAAGTATAGATGAAGTAAAGGGAAAAACGCTTTTAGCCTTATTACAACATATAAAACGCACTCAAGATATTTCACTAAATTTTACTTCGGCTTGTCGTATGGCGATTTGTGGTGCTTGTGGTGTGCGTGTGAATGGGCATTCATACCTTGCTTGTGATACTAAAATGGATGATTTATTAAAAGAATATGACAATCCTGAAAGCTTAAAAATCTCTCCTTTGGCAAATTTTAAAGTTCTTTCGGATTTGGTTGTAGATTGGGAGCCAAGTATTGAGAATTTAAGAAAAATAAAACCAACTATAACACCAAAAGAAGCCTTTTCTGATAAAAAAGGTTGCGTGCAAACTCAAGCTGAAGTTGATGCTATTAAAAAACAATGGGATTGTATTTTATGTGGTTGTTGTGCTAGTGAATGTAATAAACTTGAAGCTGATTCAAGTGATTATATGGAACCATTTGTATTTACTCACGCATTTCGTGCTGCTTATGATTCACGCTCAAAAGATGCTTTAAAACACTTAAAACCATCTATTGCAAATGGTCTTTGGATGTGCGTTCATTGTCAAGAGTGTGCCGACCGCTGTCCTAAAGGAATTAGTGCTGCTGATGATATAGCAATGCTAAGAGTAATGGCTATGAAAAAAGGTTTAAAAGATGGCACAGGACCAGCTCACGCAGAAGCATTCTTAAAAGACTTAGAAGATACAGGTAGATTAAATGAGATTTATTTAGCACTTCGCTCTGAAGGTGTTTTAGCAAATACTACAAAAATAGATATTGCATACAATCTAATGAAAGCAGGTAAGATGAATCCATTACATATTTTTGGTGATGAAGAAATTGAAGGTCATGAAGATTTAGTAAAAATGATTGAAGCAGCTAGAGCTGCTAATAAGGAGTAA
- a CDS encoding histidine phosphatase family protein, with amino-acid sequence MRFAMINLILLRHGQTNWNKEGRYQGQIDTDLSDLGKEQAKKLALALKNIQIDFFIASPLKRAYETACESAKFHNKEVLKDERLLEINHGTWEGRLSSEIEQDLLKKWKQTPHLVKMPNGESLEDILNRVKLAINDYITKYDGKTIAVFAHDAVNKVIISHLLNAPLSSFWNITQDNTCINVLEISNDLAKIITLNNTNHLGYLYSKEIQLGL; translated from the coding sequence GTGAGATTTGCGATGATTAATCTAATACTACTTAGACACGGGCAAACTAATTGGAATAAAGAAGGTAGATATCAAGGTCAAATTGATACTGATTTAAGTGATTTAGGCAAGGAGCAAGCTAAGAAATTAGCCCTTGCTTTAAAAAATATACAAATTGATTTTTTTATAGCAAGTCCTTTAAAAAGAGCTTATGAAACAGCTTGTGAAAGTGCTAAATTTCACAATAAAGAAGTTTTAAAAGATGAAAGATTATTAGAGATAAATCACGGAACTTGGGAAGGTAGATTATCAAGTGAAATAGAACAAGATTTATTAAAAAAATGGAAGCAAACCCCACATTTAGTAAAAATGCCTAATGGAGAAAGCTTAGAAGATATTTTAAATAGAGTAAAACTTGCAATAAACGATTATATTACAAAATACGATGGAAAAACAATTGCAGTTTTCGCTCACGATGCAGTAAATAAGGTAATCATTTCTCATTTATTAAATGCACCACTTAGCTCATTTTGGAACATTACTCAAGATAATACCTGCATTAATGTCCTTGAAATATCTAATGATTTAGCAAAAATAATAACCTTAAATAACACCAATCATTTAGGATATTTATATTCTAAAGAAATTCAATTAGGTTTATAA
- a CDS encoding LysR family transcriptional regulator produces MNFRHMQLFLKVAKLQSFTKAANELKIPQPSLSQSIFALENELKTTLFNRSTNPISLTEAGEIYLKKANLIKDMIAELDTEISALNNAKTGKIRIAFLQNGYNMIPNLLPQFCKRFSDADIKISQIFSTLKIKQMIYDDEIDLGMLVLPLDIKYLKYEIIKSSNVFLALPSLHELSLKYKNKELPEISIKELKNEKFILPKSSQRSRLDIDLMFKNNEFIPKILCETETFDIANSIVASGVGATFTISELIKDDKKDKIKLFNIKDNNLIKTLVIAYKKDKKLSHLELEFIKMAKELGA; encoded by the coding sequence ATGAATTTTAGACATATGCAACTATTTTTAAAAGTAGCAAAATTACAAAGCTTTACAAAGGCTGCAAATGAGCTTAAAATACCGCAACCATCATTATCTCAAAGTATTTTTGCATTAGAAAATGAGCTAAAAACCACGCTTTTTAATAGAAGCACAAATCCAATATCTTTAACCGAAGCAGGAGAAATATATTTAAAAAAAGCAAATCTAATAAAAGATATGATAGCAGAGCTTGATACTGAAATTTCAGCACTAAACAATGCCAAAACTGGCAAAATTCGTATAGCATTCTTACAAAATGGCTATAATATGATTCCAAATCTCTTGCCACAATTTTGCAAGCGTTTTAGCGACGCTGATATTAAAATTTCTCAAATCTTTTCAACGCTTAAAATCAAACAAATGATTTATGATGATGAAATTGACCTTGGAATGCTAGTTTTACCACTTGATATAAAATATTTAAAATATGAAATAATAAAAAGCAGCAATGTTTTTCTAGCACTGCCATCTTTACACGAATTATCTTTAAAATATAAAAATAAAGAATTACCAGAAATATCAATCAAAGAACTAAAAAATGAGAAATTTATTCTGCCAAAATCTTCTCAAAGAAGTAGATTAGATATTGATTTAATGTTTAAAAACAATGAATTTATTCCTAAAATTTTATGCGAAACTGAGACTTTTGATATTGCAAATTCAATAGTAGCAAGTGGTGTTGGTGCTACTTTTACTATTAGCGAATTAATAAAAGATGATAAAAAAGATAAAATAAAATTATTTAATATAAAGGATAATAATTTAATTAAAACATTAGTTATAGCTTATAAAAAAGATAAAAAACTCTCACATTTAGAGCTTGAGTTTATAAAAATGGCAAAAGAATTAGGGGCTTAG
- the prfA gene encoding peptide chain release factor 1 produces the protein MLASKLEPFLKRYEEIQAFLSNIENTTDLAKVTALSKEQKSLEDIVEVAKKYLNTLDSIEENKTLLQDPDLGDLAKEELKELEELKPKLEEEIKILLLPKDPNDDKNIFLEIRAGTGGDEAALFVGDLFKAYARYAEDKNYKIEVVSQSEGSAGGFKEIILLIKGDKAYSRLKYEGGTHRVQRVPATESQGRVHTSAITVAVMPEVEDSDIEINPNDLKIDVMRSSGHGGQSVNTTDSAVRITHIPTGLVVVNQDGKSQHKNKESALKVLKARLYEMQEQERLAKERESRKSQVGSGDRSERIRTYNYPQNRISDHRINLTLHRLDIIMQDGLLDEIIEPLIAHYQSEALNEANL, from the coding sequence ATGCTAGCAAGCAAACTTGAACCTTTCTTAAAACGCTATGAAGAAATTCAAGCGTTTTTAAGTAATATTGAAAATACTACAGATTTAGCAAAAGTTACAGCCTTATCAAAAGAACAAAAAAGTTTAGAAGATATAGTTGAGGTTGCTAAAAAATATTTAAATACGCTAGATTCAATTGAAGAAAATAAAACTTTATTGCAAGATCCTGATTTAGGTGATTTAGCTAAAGAAGAATTAAAAGAATTAGAAGAATTAAAACCTAAATTAGAAGAAGAAATAAAAATACTTTTATTACCAAAAGACCCAAATGATGATAAGAATATTTTCTTAGAAATTAGAGCTGGAACTGGTGGAGATGAAGCTGCTTTATTTGTCGGAGATTTATTTAAAGCTTATGCAAGATATGCTGAAGACAAAAATTATAAAATAGAAGTAGTTAGTCAAAGTGAAGGCAGTGCAGGTGGATTTAAGGAGATTATTTTATTAATTAAAGGTGATAAAGCTTATTCAAGATTAAAATACGAAGGTGGCACACACAGAGTTCAAAGAGTTCCTGCTACAGAATCTCAAGGCAGAGTTCATACAAGTGCTATAACCGTTGCAGTTATGCCTGAAGTAGAAGATAGTGATATTGAAATAAATCCAAATGATTTAAAAATTGATGTAATGAGAAGTAGTGGTCATGGTGGTCAGAGTGTAAATACTACTGATTCTGCAGTTAGAATTACACATATTCCAACAGGTTTAGTTGTTGTTAATCAAGATGGTAAAAGTCAGCATAAAAATAAAGAAAGTGCTTTAAAAGTTTTAAAAGCAAGGCTTTATGAAATGCAAGAGCAAGAAAGATTAGCAAAAGAGCGAGAGAGTAGAAAATCTCAAGTTGGAAGTGGAGATAGAAGTGAAAGAATTAGAACTTATAATTATCCACAAAATAGAATAAGTGATCACAGAATAAATCTTACTTTACACAGATTAGACATAATTATGCAAGATGGTTTATTAGATGAAATCATTGAACCACTAATAGCTCACTATCAATCAGAGGCTTTAAACGAAGCTAATTTATGA
- the nifJ gene encoding pyruvate:ferredoxin (flavodoxin) oxidoreductase gives MAKVMKTMDGNEAAAYAAYAFTEVAGIYPITPSSPMADYTDIWASQGKKNIFGMPVKIVEMQSEAGAAGSVHGSLQAGALTTTYTASQGLLLKIPNMYKIAGQMLPGVIHVAARAIAAQALSIFGDHQDIYAARQTGFAMLCSNSVQQAMDLAGVAHLSAIKGRVPFMHFFDGFRTSHEIQKIEVMDYEVFKRLIDMDAVQAFRDTCLNPEHPKTRGTAQNDDIYFQTRELANKFYDALPDVVADYMKEISKVTGRTYKPFVYYGAADATRVIVAMGSVNEALTEVVDYLNKKGEKVGVMMVHLYRPFSLKYFFEEMPKSVKKIAVLDRTKEPGSIGEPLYLDIKAAYYDKENAPLIVGGRYGLSSKDVDPAQLLAVYENLNQEKPKNNFTIGINDDVTHLSLPLGKKISLGDESTTECLFYGLGADGTVGANKNSIKIIGDKTDLYAQAYFAYDSKKSGGYTRSHLRFSKKPITSTYLVSTPHFIACSVAAYLDIYDVLAGIRENGTFLLNSIWDEQTTIEKIPNKVKKVLAEKNVNFYIINATKLARDIGLGNRTNTIMQSAFFKLAKIIDYEDAQKYMKEFAYKSYVKKGEAVVEMNYKAIDIGAQGLVKVTVDPAWANLVIDEKKADDKYIGTAFVENIVKPMNAAKGDDLPVSAFIGYEDGSFEHGTTQYEKRGVGVMVPKWIEANCIQCNQCASVCPHAVIRPFLINDEEMANAPAGVKEHSIDAKGVKGESLKFKIQVSTLDCTGCELCVTECPSKEKSLVMVPLEEELEKGEQDNADYLFHKVTYKDNFIAKDTTKGAQFAQPLFEFHGACPGCGETPYITLVTRMFGERMMIANATGCSSIYGGSAPSTPYRKNDKGFGPAWGNSLFEDNAEFGMGMRVATETIRHRIEDIMINTKDKAPNAIAALYGEWLANKKNADITADVRDRLIPLLEQHAELEGAKEILGLKSYVAKKSQWIFGGDGWAYDIGYGGLDHVLASGEDVNVLVMDTEVYSNTGGQASKSTRTGAVAQFAASGKPSQKKDLGQIAMTYGNIFVAQVNSNANYAHFIKALIAAEAYDGPSLIICYSPCIAHGIKGGMGASGDHAEIATKCGYWPIYTFDPRLEAEGKNPLKIASKEPDWNLYEEFLMAEVRYNSLKKGNPKEAAELYARNKADAQRRYRQLKRLAAADYSVSE, from the coding sequence ATGGCAAAAGTTATGAAAACAATGGATGGTAACGAAGCCGCTGCATATGCTGCCTATGCGTTCACAGAAGTCGCAGGAATTTATCCTATTACTCCAAGTTCACCTATGGCTGATTATACAGATATTTGGGCTTCTCAAGGAAAGAAAAATATTTTTGGAATGCCTGTAAAAATTGTTGAAATGCAAAGTGAAGCAGGTGCTGCTGGTAGCGTTCATGGTTCGTTACAAGCTGGTGCATTAACTACAACTTATACAGCTTCTCAAGGTTTATTACTCAAAATCCCAAATATGTATAAAATCGCAGGTCAAATGCTTCCTGGTGTTATACATGTTGCTGCTCGTGCAATTGCTGCCCAAGCTTTATCAATTTTTGGTGATCATCAAGATATTTACGCAGCTCGTCAAACAGGTTTTGCAATGCTATGTTCAAATAGTGTTCAGCAAGCTATGGATTTAGCTGGTGTTGCTCATCTTAGTGCTATTAAAGGAAGAGTTCCATTTATGCATTTCTTTGATGGATTTAGAACATCTCATGAAATTCAAAAAATTGAAGTAATGGACTATGAAGTATTTAAAAGATTAATTGATATGGATGCAGTTCAAGCATTCCGTGATACCTGTTTAAATCCTGAACATCCAAAAACTCGTGGAACTGCGCAAAACGATGATATATATTTTCAAACTCGTGAGTTAGCTAATAAATTTTATGATGCTTTACCTGATGTAGTAGCTGATTATATGAAAGAGATTTCAAAAGTTACAGGTAGAACTTATAAACCATTTGTATATTATGGTGCTGCTGATGCTACTCGTGTAATTGTTGCTATGGGTAGTGTAAATGAAGCTTTAACTGAAGTGGTTGATTATCTAAACAAAAAAGGCGAAAAAGTTGGTGTTATGATGGTTCATTTATATAGACCATTTAGCTTAAAATATTTCTTTGAAGAAATGCCAAAATCAGTTAAAAAGATTGCAGTTTTAGACAGAACAAAAGAACCAGGTAGTATAGGCGAGCCTTTATATCTTGATATAAAAGCTGCATATTATGATAAAGAAAATGCGCCTTTAATTGTAGGTGGTAGATATGGTCTTAGTTCAAAAGATGTTGACCCTGCACAATTACTTGCAGTATATGAGAATTTAAATCAAGAAAAACCAAAAAATAATTTTACAATTGGAATTAATGATGATGTAACTCATCTTTCATTACCACTAGGCAAAAAGATTTCATTAGGGGATGAAAGCACAACTGAATGTTTATTCTACGGACTTGGTGCTGATGGAACGGTAGGTGCAAATAAAAACTCAATTAAAATTATTGGAGATAAAACTGATTTATATGCACAAGCATATTTTGCTTATGATAGTAAAAAATCAGGTGGATATACAAGAAGCCATTTAAGATTTTCTAAAAAGCCAATAACTTCAACTTATTTAGTAAGCACCCCACATTTTATTGCTTGTAGTGTTGCTGCATATTTAGACATTTATGATGTTTTAGCAGGTATTAGAGAAAACGGAACTTTCTTACTAAACTCAATTTGGGACGAACAAACTACAATTGAAAAAATTCCTAATAAAGTTAAAAAAGTTCTAGCTGAAAAAAATGTGAATTTTTATATCATAAATGCTACAAAACTTGCTCGTGATATAGGACTAGGTAATAGAACAAATACAATTATGCAAAGTGCATTCTTTAAATTAGCAAAAATTATTGATTATGAAGATGCTCAAAAATATATGAAAGAATTTGCATATAAAAGCTATGTTAAAAAGGGCGAAGCAGTAGTTGAGATGAACTATAAAGCTATTGATATTGGAGCACAAGGTTTAGTAAAAGTTACTGTTGATCCAGCTTGGGCTAATTTAGTAATAGATGAGAAAAAAGCTGATGATAAATACATAGGAACTGCTTTTGTTGAAAATATAGTTAAACCTATGAACGCTGCAAAAGGTGATGATTTACCAGTGTCAGCATTTATTGGGTATGAAGATGGTAGTTTTGAGCATGGAACTACACAATACGAAAAGCGTGGTGTTGGTGTTATGGTTCCTAAATGGATTGAAGCAAATTGTATTCAATGTAACCAATGCGCATCAGTTTGCCCACATGCAGTAATACGCCCATTCTTAATTAATGATGAAGAAATGGCAAATGCTCCAGCAGGCGTGAAAGAGCATTCAATTGATGCTAAAGGTGTAAAAGGCGAAAGTCTTAAATTTAAAATTCAAGTTTCAACATTAGATTGTACAGGTTGTGAGTTATGTGTAACTGAATGTCCAAGTAAAGAAAAATCACTTGTTATGGTTCCACTTGAAGAAGAGCTAGAAAAAGGTGAACAAGATAATGCTGATTACTTATTCCATAAAGTTACTTATAAAGATAATTTTATAGCAAAAGATACTACAAAAGGTGCTCAATTTGCACAACCATTATTTGAATTCCACGGAGCATGTCCAGGTTGTGGTGAAACTCCATATATTACATTAGTTACTAGAATGTTTGGTGAGAGAATGATGATTGCGAATGCAACAGGTTGTAGCTCAATTTATGGTGGTTCAGCACCTTCTACTCCATATCGCAAAAATGATAAAGGTTTTGGACCTGCTTGGGGTAACTCATTATTTGAAGATAATGCTGAGTTTGGTATGGGTATGAGAGTTGCTACCGAGACAATTCGCCATAGAATTGAAGATATTATGATTAATACGAAAGATAAAGCTCCAAATGCAATTGCAGCTCTTTATGGCGAATGGTTGGCTAATAAGAAAAATGCTGATATAACAGCAGATGTTAGAGATAGACTAATTCCATTATTAGAACAACACGCAGAACTTGAAGGTGCTAAAGAAATTTTAGGTCTAAAAAGCTATGTAGCTAAAAAATCTCAATGGATTTTTGGTGGTGATGGCTGGGCTTATGATATTGGTTATGGTGGGCTTGACCATGTTTTAGCTAGTGGAGAAGATGTGAATGTATTAGTAATGGATACTGAAGTTTATTCAAATACAGGCGGACAAGCTTCAAAATCAACTAGAACAGGTGCAGTAGCACAATTTGCTGCAAGTGGTAAGCCAAGTCAGAAAAAAGACTTAGGACAAATTGCTATGACTTATGGAAATATTTTCGTAGCTCAAGTAAACTCAAACGCTAACTATGCTCATTTTATTAAAGCATTAATCGCAGCTGAAGCTTACGATGGACCAAGCTTAATCATTTGCTATAGCCCTTGTATAGCTCACGGAATTAAAGGTGGAATGGGTGCTAGTGGTGATCACGCAGAAATCGCAACTAAGTGTGGTTATTGGCCAATTTACACATTTGATCCAAGATTAGAAGCAGAGGGTAAAAATCCATTAAAAATTGCTTCAAAAGAACCTGATTGGAATTTATATGAAGAGTTCTTAATGGCAGAAGTTCGTTATAACTCACTAAAAAAAGGAAATCCAAAAGAAGCAGCAGAACTATATGCTCGCAACAAAGCAGATGCGCAAAGACGCTATAGACAATTAAAGCGTTTAGCAGCAGCTGATTATAGCGTTTCTGAATAA